In Leuconostocaceae bacterium ESL0723, the following proteins share a genomic window:
- the infB gene encoding translation initiation factor IF-2 has protein sequence MTEEKKFSGSNRPARKQSVPERKELPASQRRHAAKLSEGAGRTKSAAPSRPAHKRSAGPSRGADNRRGGRPSSNGNSGRPMVREKKSWSTKPREGQINYSAKQDNSLKEYVDENKRRASANQPAARPAKPANGAAAKSAGTTSRNNGAGRFGGALSSGNNSARNNSRKRNTNGTGQQTPRRNDKPRGSKKSRRIAAKQQPKKPATVRKEQPLPEVLTYREGMNVQDLSKLLHRDTAEIIKKLFLLGIVTNQNQSLDADTIEILAADYGIEAEKKEEEDVADIDRFFEDDDIDEADLEPRAPVVTIMGHVDHGKTTLLDYLRKTNVTEGEAGGITQHIGAYQARLNDRLITFLDTPGHAAFTEMRARGANVTDITILVVAADDGVMPQTVEAINHAKAAGTPIIVAVNKIDKPGANPETVMNQLMAYDLVPEEYGGDTIFVKISAKFGENVDQLLEMVLLEADVLELKADPKIPARGSVIEARLDKGRGPVATVLVQQGTMHVGDPIVVGDTYGRVRTMNNERGQDMDAAIPATPVQITGLNDVPQAGDRFIVMPDEKTARAAGEERAKRSREEVRNSGSVVTLDTLFNTMAEKAMKTVPLVVKADVQGSVEALVGALKKIDVDGVRVDIIHTAVGAINESDVTLAEASGAIIIGFNVRPTPFAKSQAESEHVDMRFYNVIYNAIDDVTAAMKGQLEPVYEEKVIGQVTIKELFKFSKVGTIAGAIVDEGKITKDSKVRIIRDGVVIYDGQVASLQRGKDAVNEVKFGYEFGFTVEKFNDLKPGDQAEVYTMVEVKPK, from the coding sequence ATGACAGAAGAAAAAAAATTCTCTGGTTCAAACCGGCCTGCGCGCAAACAATCCGTGCCGGAACGAAAGGAGCTGCCAGCGTCACAGCGGCGCCACGCAGCTAAATTATCCGAAGGTGCTGGCCGCACGAAGAGTGCAGCGCCATCCCGTCCGGCTCATAAGCGGAGTGCTGGTCCTAGCCGTGGTGCTGACAACCGTCGTGGTGGTCGTCCTAGCAGCAATGGTAATTCTGGCCGTCCCATGGTCCGTGAGAAGAAGAGTTGGTCCACTAAGCCCCGTGAAGGGCAGATTAACTACTCAGCTAAGCAGGATAACAGCTTAAAAGAATACGTTGATGAAAATAAGCGGCGCGCAAGTGCTAACCAGCCGGCTGCCCGGCCAGCTAAGCCAGCTAATGGTGCGGCAGCTAAGTCAGCCGGTACGACTAGCCGGAACAACGGTGCTGGTCGTTTTGGTGGTGCTCTTTCTTCTGGCAACAATTCGGCTCGGAATAATTCCCGTAAGCGTAATACCAATGGTACTGGTCAACAAACCCCACGGCGCAACGATAAGCCCCGCGGTTCTAAGAAGTCACGGCGGATTGCGGCTAAGCAGCAGCCTAAAAAGCCAGCAACGGTTCGTAAGGAACAGCCATTACCAGAAGTGTTGACTTACCGGGAAGGGATGAACGTTCAGGATTTGTCCAAGCTTTTGCACCGGGATACGGCTGAAATCATCAAGAAGCTCTTCCTCTTGGGCATTGTGACCAACCAGAACCAGAGCCTGGATGCCGATACGATTGAAATTTTGGCGGCCGATTACGGCATTGAAGCTGAAAAGAAGGAAGAGGAAGATGTCGCCGACATCGACCGCTTCTTTGAAGATGATGACATCGATGAGGCTGATTTGGAGCCACGTGCCCCAGTTGTGACGATCATGGGTCACGTCGATCACGGAAAGACGACCCTGTTGGATTACCTGCGTAAGACCAACGTTACCGAGGGTGAAGCCGGTGGTATCACCCAGCATATTGGTGCTTATCAGGCCCGTCTAAATGACCGCCTGATTACCTTCTTGGATACCCCAGGTCACGCCGCCTTTACTGAAATGCGTGCCCGTGGTGCCAACGTGACTGATATCACCATCCTGGTGGTCGCGGCCGATGATGGGGTCATGCCCCAAACGGTTGAAGCCATCAACCACGCCAAGGCAGCCGGTACGCCAATTATTGTCGCTGTGAACAAGATTGATAAGCCAGGTGCCAACCCTGAGACGGTTATGAACCAGTTGATGGCCTATGATTTGGTACCTGAAGAGTACGGTGGGGACACCATCTTTGTTAAGATTTCGGCTAAGTTTGGTGAAAACGTTGACCAGCTGCTAGAAATGGTTCTGCTGGAAGCCGATGTCTTGGAGCTGAAGGCTGACCCTAAGATTCCGGCCCGTGGTTCGGTCATTGAAGCCCGCTTGGATAAGGGCCGTGGTCCCGTGGCTACGGTGCTGGTCCAACAGGGAACAATGCATGTCGGTGACCCAATCGTGGTCGGTGACACCTATGGTCGTGTCCGGACCATGAACAACGAACGTGGCCAAGACATGGACGCTGCCATTCCAGCCACCCCAGTTCAGATTACTGGCCTAAACGATGTGCCGCAGGCCGGTGACCGCTTCATCGTTATGCCGGATGAAAAGACGGCCCGTGCCGCTGGTGAAGAGCGTGCAAAGCGTTCTCGTGAAGAGGTCCGTAACTCTGGTTCAGTTGTTACCCTTGATACCCTCTTTAACACCATGGCTGAAAAGGCAATGAAGACCGTGCCATTGGTTGTTAAGGCCGATGTTCAGGGTTCTGTTGAGGCGCTGGTGGGTGCCTTGAAGAAGATTGATGTGGACGGTGTCCGCGTTGATATCATTCACACCGCCGTAGGTGCCATCAACGAGTCCGATGTGACCTTGGCCGAGGCTTCCGGTGCCATTATCATTGGCTTTAACGTGCGGCCAACGCCATTTGCTAAGTCACAGGCGGAAAGCGAACACGTTGACATGCGCTTCTACAATGTCATCTATAATGCCATTGATGATGTGACGGCGGCCATGAAGGGTCAGTTGGAGCCAGTCTACGAGGAGAAGGTCATCGGACAGGTTACCATCAAGGAACTGTTCAAGTTCTCTAAGGTTGGAACTATCGCCGGTGCCATCGTTGATGAAGGTAAGATTACCAAGGACTCTAAAGTTCGGATTATCCGTGACGGCGTAGTCATTTATGACGGCCAGGTTGCTTCCTTGCAGCGTGGTAAGGATGCCGTTAACGAAGTTAAGTTCGGTTATGAATTTGGCTTTACGGTGGAAAAGTTTAACGATTTGAAGCCGGGTGACCAGGCAGAGGTATATACTATGGTAGAGGTTAAGCCTAAGTAA
- a CDS encoding ribosomal L7Ae/L30e/S12e/Gadd45 family protein, translating to MTNKDSALQLLGLAQRARKLVLGTGPTLAAIRKRQVSLVCFPSDGGASQAKKVADKCAFYHIPLNQSFTKAEISQAVGANRSVIGIANAGFSKKIITLMTEKERN from the coding sequence GTGACCAATAAAGATTCGGCCTTACAACTGTTAGGTCTGGCCCAGCGAGCTCGCAAGCTGGTCCTAGGCACTGGACCGACCCTGGCCGCGATTCGCAAGCGACAGGTTTCCCTGGTGTGTTTTCCCAGCGATGGTGGGGCCAGTCAGGCTAAGAAGGTGGCTGACAAGTGTGCCTTTTACCATATCCCTTTAAATCAGAGCTTTACCAAGGCTGAAATCAGCCAGGCTGTAGGTGCTAACCGCAGTGTAATCGGTATTGCCAACGCTGGCTTCAGTAAAAAAATCATAACTTTAATGACAGAAAAGGAGCGCAACTAA
- the truB gene encoding tRNA pseudouridine(55) synthase TruB, which yields MADQDTNGLLVVNKPRGMTSFDVVAQVRRVFNQKKVGHAGTLDPNVDGVLVLALGKATKLIDLLQSRPKEYQGKITLGFTTETEDATGAVVDNHPLGQPLPADTIDAGLGQLNGPIIQVPPMYSAVKVNGRRLYDYARRGEVVERPKRQANIYDFHRTSDPVFKDGYQSFDFVAQVSKGTYIRTLATDFGQHLGLPATMTALTRVAGSGFTLADSTDLATLETMDLAEAQQLVHPLASVLDWPRHDLTEEEWFAVRNGQKITAWPINGSGYLQLYYQGQLKAVYQYDESGPYWRSRYVFDNQ from the coding sequence ATGGCAGACCAAGATACTAACGGCCTGTTGGTCGTCAATAAGCCCCGGGGCATGACTTCCTTTGATGTAGTGGCCCAGGTTCGCCGGGTCTTCAACCAGAAGAAGGTTGGCCACGCTGGCACCCTGGATCCCAATGTTGACGGGGTCTTAGTGCTGGCCTTGGGAAAGGCGACTAAACTGATTGACCTCTTACAAAGTCGGCCAAAGGAGTACCAGGGTAAAATCACCCTGGGCTTTACCACTGAGACCGAAGACGCCACTGGGGCGGTGGTGGACAATCACCCCCTGGGCCAACCCCTGCCAGCTGATACGATTGATGCTGGTTTGGGCCAGCTAAACGGACCGATTATCCAGGTACCACCGATGTATTCGGCGGTTAAGGTCAATGGTCGCCGTCTATACGACTATGCCCGTCGGGGCGAGGTGGTGGAACGGCCCAAACGGCAGGCCAATATTTATGATTTTCACCGGACGAGTGACCCGGTTTTTAAAGATGGGTACCAGTCCTTTGACTTTGTCGCCCAAGTTTCTAAGGGGACTTACATCCGGACCCTGGCCACTGACTTTGGCCAGCATCTGGGCTTACCGGCAACAATGACGGCTTTGACCCGGGTGGCCGGCAGCGGCTTTACCCTGGCTGACAGTACCGACCTGGCCACTTTGGAGACGATGGACCTGGCCGAGGCCCAGCAGCTGGTGCATCCGCTGGCCTCAGTTTTGGACTGGCCCCGTCATGATTTAACGGAAGAAGAGTGGTTTGCCGTCCGTAATGGCCAAAAAATCACCGCCTGGCCAATCAATGGCTCTGGTTATTTACAACTGTACTACCAGGGACAGTTAAAGGCGGTTTACCAGTACGATGAAAGCGGGCCTTATTGGCGGTCCCGCTATGTTTTTGATAACCAATAA
- the hrcA gene encoding heat-inducible transcriptional repressor HrcA gives MLTDRQKLILGAIIYQYTQNAQAVGSKRLQEQLDLPVSSATIRNDMAVLEQADLIRKLHTSAGRVPSRLGYRYYLDYLMVSRQVTQADVDQLLAKIRGNFHELDDLLDETAKVIAKLTGCTALILKPVRPDLKLSSFQLISLGGRQVIAVLVTNDGKVTSQTFKLPAGLTTDSLSAMVDYINLQMVGRRVQDVLRLMDSGELPVHLNREIQSPAAFLQLFGQVLARSIEHNVHIGGRLNVLENDDSQVGNLKQARKLLELLDSADRMRQIIPQQAAGVEIKIGAEIGEPLLQSYSLLARSFQMGADLPGVIALIGPVRMPYSRNAMLLEAFGQALNQKMTEYI, from the coding sequence TTGTTAACTGATCGGCAGAAATTAATTCTAGGTGCCATCATTTATCAATACACCCAAAATGCCCAGGCGGTCGGCTCCAAGCGATTGCAGGAACAGCTGGATTTGCCAGTTAGTTCGGCCACCATCCGCAATGATATGGCGGTCTTAGAACAGGCGGATTTAATCCGTAAGTTGCACACCTCCGCTGGCCGGGTACCGTCCCGGCTGGGTTACCGTTACTACCTGGACTACCTGATGGTAAGTCGGCAGGTGACCCAGGCGGATGTCGACCAGCTCCTAGCTAAGATTCGTGGAAATTTCCACGAGTTAGACGACCTGCTGGATGAGACCGCTAAGGTGATTGCTAAGTTAACCGGTTGTACGGCTTTGATTTTAAAGCCGGTCCGGCCAGACTTGAAATTGTCTAGTTTTCAGTTAATTTCACTGGGTGGCCGGCAGGTGATTGCTGTCCTGGTAACTAATGATGGTAAGGTCACAAGCCAAACCTTCAAGTTACCAGCCGGGTTAACGACTGACTCATTGTCTGCCATGGTCGACTACATTAATCTACAGATGGTGGGCCGGCGGGTGCAAGACGTTTTGCGCCTGATGGATTCAGGCGAGCTGCCAGTGCATTTGAACCGTGAGATTCAAAGCCCGGCGGCCTTCCTGCAACTCTTTGGCCAGGTGCTGGCCCGTTCCATTGAACACAATGTTCATATCGGTGGCCGTCTCAATGTTTTGGAAAATGACGACAGCCAGGTGGGCAACCTTAAGCAGGCCCGTAAGCTGCTAGAGCTCTTGGATTCAGCCGACCGGATGCGGCAGATTATCCCGCAGCAGGCGGCCGGGGTCGAGATTAAGATTGGCGCTGAGATTGGTGAGCCACTCTTGCAGTCCTACAGCCTCTTAGCCCGTTCCTTCCAGATGGGGGCTGACTTACCGGGCGTGATTGCCCTGATTGGTCCAGTCCGGATGCCTTATTCAAGGAATGCCATGTTGCTGGAGGCCTTCGGACAGGCCCTTAATCAAAAGATGACGGAATACATATAA
- a CDS encoding YlxR family protein → MKPRKIPMRKDIVSGEMFPKKDLVRVVRNKEGEVSLDPTGKKNGRGAYISLDADVAKTAQQKHVFDKAFGVAIPASFYEELLAYVEHQQARRELFGDQ, encoded by the coding sequence ATGAAACCACGCAAGATTCCGATGCGTAAAGACATTGTTAGTGGCGAGATGTTTCCTAAAAAGGACCTGGTCCGCGTCGTCCGCAATAAGGAAGGCGAGGTCAGCCTAGATCCGACCGGGAAAAAGAACGGCCGTGGTGCCTATATCAGTCTCGATGCCGATGTAGCCAAGACTGCCCAGCAAAAGCATGTCTTTGATAAGGCCTTTGGTGTTGCGATTCCAGCCAGTTTCTATGAAGAACTGCTGGCCTATGTGGAACACCAGCAGGCCCGGCGGGAGTTGTTCGGTGACCAATAA
- the dnaK gene encoding molecular chaperone DnaK, giving the protein MSKIIGIDLGTTNSAVAVLEGGEPKIITNPDGGRTTPSVVSFKNGEIQVGDVAKRQAITNPDTISSIKSHMGEAGYKVKANGKEYTPQEISAMILQYIKAYAEDYLGEKVDKAVITVPAYFNDAQRQATKDAGKIAGLDVERIINEPTAAALAYGMDKLDRDEKILVYDLGGGTFDVSILELGDGVFEVLSTNGDTHLGGDDFDNKIIDYLADQFKAEHGIDLKEDKLALQRLKDAAEAAKKTLSSANEAQIDLPFIASGDQGPLHLQTTLSRAKFNELTADLVKKAEQPVLNALKDAGLSFDDIDEVILNGGSTRIPAVQESVKKLTGKEPNHSINPDEAVALGAAVQGGVITGDVKDVVLLDVTPLSLGIETMGGVFTKLIDRNTTIPTSKSQVFSTAADNQPAVDIHVLQGERSMAADNKTLGRFQLADIPAAPRGVPQIEVTFDIDRNGIVNVSAKDLGTQKEQKITIQAAGGLSDEDIEKMMNDAKANEAADAKKKEDVETRNNADQLIFQTEKTLEEVGDKLPDSDKKPTQDALDALKKAKDAAQAEDADLSDLKAKSDDLTKVAGELAAKLYQQAAPKDGQAQGQAEDGQKKGDDTVDGDFEEVDPDDKKK; this is encoded by the coding sequence ATGTCAAAAATTATTGGTATTGATTTGGGAACGACAAACTCAGCAGTAGCCGTCCTTGAAGGTGGCGAACCTAAGATTATCACTAACCCAGACGGTGGTCGGACGACCCCATCAGTGGTTTCATTTAAGAACGGTGAAATCCAAGTTGGTGACGTGGCAAAGCGTCAAGCCATCACTAACCCCGATACCATTTCTTCAATCAAGTCTCACATGGGTGAGGCTGGTTACAAGGTTAAGGCCAATGGTAAGGAATACACGCCTCAAGAAATTTCGGCCATGATTCTGCAATATATCAAGGCTTACGCTGAAGATTACCTTGGTGAAAAGGTCGACAAGGCCGTCATTACGGTCCCTGCCTACTTTAACGATGCCCAGCGTCAGGCTACTAAGGATGCTGGTAAGATTGCCGGTTTGGATGTTGAGCGTATTATCAACGAGCCTACGGCTGCTGCCCTGGCTTATGGTATGGACAAGCTCGACCGTGATGAGAAGATTCTGGTTTACGATCTTGGTGGTGGAACCTTTGATGTTTCCATCCTGGAGTTAGGTGATGGTGTCTTTGAGGTGCTGTCAACTAACGGTGATACTCACCTTGGTGGTGATGATTTCGATAACAAGATTATTGACTACCTGGCTGACCAGTTTAAGGCTGAGCACGGCATTGATTTGAAGGAAGACAAGTTGGCTCTTCAGCGTTTGAAAGATGCCGCTGAAGCAGCAAAGAAGACTTTGTCATCAGCCAACGAAGCTCAGATTGACTTGCCATTTATTGCTTCTGGCGACCAGGGACCTTTGCACTTGCAAACGACCCTGTCACGGGCAAAGTTCAATGAGCTAACGGCTGACTTGGTTAAGAAGGCTGAGCAACCAGTCTTGAACGCCCTGAAGGATGCTGGTCTGTCGTTTGATGACATCGATGAAGTTATCCTAAACGGTGGTTCAACTCGTATCCCAGCTGTTCAAGAATCTGTTAAGAAGTTGACTGGTAAGGAGCCTAACCACTCCATCAACCCTGATGAAGCCGTTGCCCTTGGTGCCGCTGTTCAAGGTGGTGTCATTACTGGTGACGTGAAGGACGTGGTTTTGCTTGATGTTACGCCACTTTCCCTTGGTATTGAAACCATGGGTGGTGTCTTCACCAAGTTGATTGATCGTAATACGACCATCCCAACGTCTAAGTCACAGGTCTTCTCAACTGCTGCTGATAACCAGCCAGCCGTTGATATCCATGTCTTGCAAGGTGAACGTTCAATGGCTGCCGATAACAAGACCCTGGGACGTTTCCAGTTAGCTGATATTCCAGCTGCCCCACGTGGGGTTCCTCAGATTGAAGTTACCTTCGACATTGACCGGAACGGTATTGTTAACGTTTCCGCCAAGGATTTGGGTACTCAGAAGGAACAGAAGATTACCATCCAAGCTGCTGGTGGCCTTTCTGACGAAGACATCGAGAAGATGATGAACGATGCCAAGGCTAACGAAGCGGCCGATGCTAAGAAGAAGGAAGACGTGGAGACGCGCAACAACGCTGACCAGTTAATCTTCCAGACTGAAAAGACCTTAGAAGAAGTCGGCGACAAGTTGCCAGATAGCGACAAGAAGCCTACTCAGGACGCTTTGGATGCCTTAAAGAAGGCTAAGGATGCTGCCCAGGCTGAAGACGCTGACCTGTCCGATTTGAAGGCCAAGTCAGATGACCTGACCAAGGTTGCCGGTGAATTAGCTGCAAAGCTTTACCAGCAGGCTGCTCCTAAGGACGGCCAAGCACAAGGCCAGGCCGAAGATGGTCAGAAGAAGGGTGACGACACCGTTGATGGTGACTTCGAAGAAGTTGACCCTGACGACAAGAAGAAGTAA
- the grpE gene encoding nucleotide exchange factor GrpE: protein MTEKDDQKQSVEEETVEAVDQADEAKDEDLAEENTEVTALQDQVSELDDKLLRAQAEIQNIQQRNAREVANIRKYDGQDLAAAILPAVDNLERAVAVEADDDVSRQIKAGVEMTLKTMRQALKDHGITETGAVGEPFDPQSQQAIQTVEDADVPADHIAQVLQKGYRLHDRVIRPAMVAVAK, encoded by the coding sequence TTGACAGAGAAAGATGATCAAAAACAATCCGTTGAAGAAGAGACGGTAGAAGCGGTTGATCAGGCTGACGAAGCTAAAGACGAGGACTTGGCTGAGGAAAACACCGAAGTCACTGCCCTCCAAGACCAGGTTAGCGAACTAGACGATAAACTCCTCCGAGCTCAGGCTGAGATTCAAAATATCCAGCAGCGCAACGCTCGTGAGGTGGCTAATATCCGTAAGTACGATGGCCAGGACTTAGCGGCAGCGATTTTGCCAGCCGTTGACAACTTAGAGCGGGCCGTGGCGGTTGAGGCCGATGATGATGTTTCCCGTCAAATCAAGGCTGGGGTCGAGATGACCTTAAAGACTATGCGTCAAGCGCTAAAAGATCATGGGATTACTGAAACCGGCGCGGTCGGAGAACCCTTCGACCCACAGAGTCAGCAGGCCATTCAAACCGTCGAAGATGCGGATGTACCGGCTGACCACATTGCCCAAGTTTTGCAGAAGGGTTACCGCCTACATGACCGGGTTATCCGGCCAGCCATGGTGGCCGTCGCAAAATAA
- the rbfA gene encoding 30S ribosome-binding factor RbfA — MANAQRAGRLAQEIQREVSDLLLKRINDPRVQDVTITSVEVSGDLQIAKIYYSILSDKASDRQKVAAGLEAATGLIRRELGRQLTIYKIPELHFILDNSIQYGDHIEDLIRKLHQSD, encoded by the coding sequence ATGGCCAATGCACAACGGGCTGGTCGATTAGCCCAAGAGATTCAACGGGAAGTCAGCGATTTGCTGTTAAAGCGAATTAATGACCCCCGGGTGCAAGATGTGACCATCACCAGCGTTGAAGTGAGTGGTGATTTACAGATTGCTAAGATTTACTACTCGATTTTGTCAGATAAGGCCAGTGACCGTCAGAAGGTGGCGGCTGGTCTGGAAGCCGCGACCGGCTTAATCCGACGTGAATTGGGTCGCCAATTGACGATTTATAAGATTCCAGAATTACACTTTATCTTGGATAATTCAATTCAGTATGGGGATCATATTGAAGATTTAATTCGTAAGTTACATCAGTCGGATTGA
- the ribF gene encoding riboflavin biosynthesis protein RibF: protein MTELIKLHYPIQKLNLPARDQVLAMGFFDGLHLGHQAVIAKARAIAQEQNRPLAVLTYSPYPQAVFKKMNGPLRYLTPLDQKVALLSQMGVDRVYCLQLTSQLVALPPQRFVDQVLMALKPAVVVAGFDHLYGPKDLQADMEHLPDYSQGRFDVVTVPEQIHGGHKIGSRYLREALDQGRVDDVNRLLGRSHQTTGIVVHGDARGRLLGFPTVNILTPEQEWLPGIGVYAVEIEISHHWYHGMASIGRNVTFEANRPITVEINILDFDQMVYGEPVRVNWCHWLRGEEKFPDVDSLVKQLREDQAATQAYFKDN, encoded by the coding sequence ATGACTGAACTGATTAAACTACATTATCCAATTCAAAAGCTCAATCTCCCAGCGCGAGACCAAGTCCTAGCGATGGGCTTTTTTGACGGGCTTCATCTGGGTCACCAGGCCGTGATTGCCAAGGCCCGGGCAATTGCCCAAGAGCAGAACCGGCCTTTGGCGGTTTTGACCTATAGTCCTTACCCCCAGGCCGTTTTTAAAAAGATGAACGGCCCCTTACGTTACCTAACACCCCTGGACCAGAAAGTGGCGTTATTAAGTCAGATGGGTGTTGATCGCGTTTACTGTTTGCAGTTAACCTCTCAGCTAGTGGCCCTGCCACCCCAGCGCTTTGTTGACCAGGTGCTAATGGCCTTAAAGCCAGCCGTAGTGGTCGCCGGCTTTGACCACCTGTATGGGCCCAAAGATTTACAGGCCGATATGGAGCATTTGCCAGATTACAGTCAAGGACGCTTTGACGTGGTGACAGTGCCAGAACAAATTCATGGCGGCCATAAGATTGGCTCCCGCTACCTGCGCGAGGCCCTTGACCAGGGTCGGGTTGATGACGTTAACCGCCTCCTGGGCCGGTCCCACCAAACGACTGGGATTGTGGTTCACGGGGATGCCCGTGGTCGCCTCTTAGGCTTTCCCACCGTTAATATTTTGACGCCGGAGCAGGAGTGGCTGCCAGGGATTGGTGTCTACGCGGTTGAAATTGAGATTAGCCACCACTGGTACCACGGCATGGCTAGCATCGGTCGGAATGTGACCTTTGAAGCCAACCGCCCCATTACGGTCGAAATCAATATCTTGGATTTTGACCAAATGGTGTACGGGGAACCAGTCCGGGTTAACTGGTGCCACTGGCTACGAGGCGAGGAGAAGTTCCCAGACGTTGATAGCCTGGTTAAGCAGCTCCGCGAGGACCAGGCGGCCACTCAGGCCTACTTTAAAGACAACTAA
- a CDS encoding aminotransferase class I/II-fold pyridoxal phosphate-dependent enzyme, which yields MTKFNPEINPLVENTTPDKLLGFQATVSKIPDILMLTLGEPGFNVSDEVKEAAKKAIDDNRSHYAESQGEVQLRQAAVDYFNKNYNLNFKGPENVIVTLGVTEAINVVFKTLLAPGEGILMPVPAYGPYFSSLTLAEGVRVDVPTRDNQFKLTPAMVEKALADAKVPVKAVLLNYPNNPSGVTYTREELTDLARVFEAHNLWVISDEIYSALTYDGHHVSLAEIIPDRVVLINGLSKSHAMTGYRVGFIMTKPELIKEMQKVHSALTFAIPTFIQDAATVALTGSQEWPAEMLEIYRKRRDRTVTKLQDLGFGVIHPAGAFYIFAKIPADLNQDGEAFALDLAKRGKVAVIPGDGFGEDCADYIRISYAAGDEQLDEGMRRLADYVHQVRQEAK from the coding sequence ATGACAAAATTTAACCCTGAAATTAACCCCCTCGTTGAAAACACCACCCCTGATAAGTTGCTTGGTTTCCAGGCCACGGTTAGCAAGATTCCTGATATTTTGATGCTGACCCTGGGAGAACCGGGCTTTAACGTTTCGGATGAAGTTAAAGAAGCTGCCAAAAAGGCCATTGATGACAACCGTTCCCACTACGCCGAAAGCCAGGGCGAGGTTCAGTTGCGTCAGGCTGCAGTGGATTATTTTAACAAAAACTATAATCTGAACTTTAAGGGTCCGGAAAATGTGATTGTGACCTTGGGCGTGACCGAGGCCATCAACGTGGTCTTTAAGACGCTCTTGGCCCCCGGTGAGGGGATTTTGATGCCGGTACCTGCTTATGGTCCTTACTTCTCATCGTTGACCTTGGCCGAAGGGGTCCGGGTGGACGTGCCAACCCGGGACAACCAGTTTAAGTTGACCCCAGCCATGGTGGAAAAGGCCTTGGCGGATGCCAAGGTTCCGGTTAAGGCTGTCTTGTTGAATTATCCAAACAACCCCAGTGGGGTAACGTATACCCGCGAGGAATTAACTGACTTGGCCCGGGTCTTTGAAGCGCACAATCTCTGGGTAATCTCCGATGAAATTTATTCAGCCCTGACCTACGATGGCCACCACGTTTCGTTGGCCGAAATTATCCCAGACCGGGTCGTCCTGATTAATGGCCTATCCAAGTCCCACGCTATGACTGGTTACCGGGTCGGCTTTATTATGACCAAGCCTGAGCTAATCAAGGAGATGCAAAAAGTCCACAGTGCCTTGACCTTTGCCATCCCAACCTTTATCCAGGACGCAGCTACGGTAGCCCTGACTGGTTCCCAGGAATGGCCGGCTGAAATGCTAGAGATTTACCGTAAGCGGCGTGACCGGACGGTTACCAAGTTGCAGGATTTGGGCTTTGGCGTCATTCATCCGGCCGGTGCCTTCTATATCTTTGCTAAGATTCCGGCTGACTTGAACCAGGATGGGGAAGCCTTCGCCCTTGACTTAGCTAAGCGGGGTAAGGTGGCCGTTATTCCTGGGGATGGTTTTGGTGAGGACTGTGCTGACTATATCCGGATTTCTTACGCCGCTGGTGATGAGCAGCTGGATGAAGGCATGCGTCGTCTAGCTGACTACGTTCACCAGGTGCGCCAAGAGGCGAAGTAA